One window of the Cryptomeria japonica chromosome 7, Sugi_1.0, whole genome shotgun sequence genome contains the following:
- the LOC131077417 gene encoding putative lipid-transfer protein DIR1: MKGVQKSVFLIVLVLASVTVVVRSAFMICDINADDLKPCQSAVTQPPEKPKDSCCNVLKTANLTCFCEFGRNNPTLLSLMGIDPDLARALPAKCELNGPADC, translated from the coding sequence ATGAAAGGAGTtcagaaatctgtgttcttgattGTATTGGTGCTTGCTAGTGTTACAGTAGTGGTGAGGAGTGCTTTTATGATATGTGATATAAATGCTGATGACTTGAAGCCTTGCCAGTCTGCAGTAACACAGCCGCCTGAAAAGCCTAAAGATAGCTGTTGCAATGTCCTCAAAACTGCCAATCTTACATGTTTCTGTGAATTTGGGCGTAATAATCCCACTCTGCTCAGCCTCATGGGTATTGATCCAGATTTGGCCAGAGCTCTGCCTGCAAAATGCGAGTTAAATGGTCCTGCTGATTGTTAA